A DNA window from Setaria viridis chromosome 2, Setaria_viridis_v4.0, whole genome shotgun sequence contains the following coding sequences:
- the LOC117842517 gene encoding aspartyl protease family protein At5g10770 isoform X2 — translation MASVARRAALLRGSCLAVVLALAALASAGESSGAPDWHVVSVGSLLPSSICAAATASNSSALSVVHRHGPCSPLLARVGGAPSHAEILDRDQDRVDSIHHRHRGSGAAPGINPARASKGVSLPAHRGLSLGTGNYIVSVGLGTPRKDFSVVFDTGSDLSWVQCKPCKDCYEQQDPLFDPAQSSTYAAVPCGDPHCRGLDSSTCASGNRCRYQVVYGDQSQTDGNLVRDTLVLGPSDALQGFVFGCGDDDSGLFGKADGLVGLGRAKVSLTSQAAAKYGAGFSYCLPSSSSSAGYLSLGGAAPSNAQFTAMVARSDTPSFYYLDLVAIKVAGRTVSIPAAVLKAPGTVIDSGTVITRLPDTAYRALRSSFAGFMRRYKRAPALSLLDTCYDFTGHRTVQIPSVALVFSGGVTVSLDFSGVLYVSKVSQACLAFASNGDDTSIGILGNTQQKTFAVVYDVANQKIGFGAKGCT, via the exons ATGGCATCCGTGGCGCGGCGCGCTGCTCTGCTCCGTGGCAGCTGCCTCGCGGTCGTGCTCGCGCTGGCGGCTCTCGCGTCGGCGGGTGAGAGCAGCGGCGCCCCCGACTGGCACGTCGTGAGCGTCGGCTCGCTGCTGCCGAGCTCAATCTGCGCCGCGGCAACAG CGTCCAACTCGTCGGCTCTCAGCGTCGTGCACCGGCACGGGCCGTGCTCGCCGCTGCTGGCTCGGGTGGGCGGCGCGCCGTCCCACGCGGAGATCCTGGACCGGGACCAGGACAGGGTCGACTCCATACACCACAGGCACAGGggctccggcgccgcgccggggaTCAACCCGGCCCGCGCCTCCAAGGGCGTGTCGCTGCCGGCGCACAGGGGCCTGTCCCTCGGCACGGGCAACTACATCGTCTCCGTCGGCCTCGGGACGCCGAGGAAGGACTTCTCGGTGGTGTtcgacaccggcagcgacctGTCGTGGGTGCAGTGCAAGCCCTGCAAGGACTGCTACGAGCAGCAGGACCCGCTCTTCGACCCGGCGCAGTCGTCCACGTACGCCGCCGTGCCCTGCGGCGACCCGCACTGCCGCGGGCTCGACTCGTCGACCTGCGCGTCGGGCAACAGGTGCCGGTACCAGGTCGTCTACGGCGACCAGTCACAGACCGACGGCAATCTCGTGCGCGACACGCTGGTGCTGGGGCCCTCCGACGCGCTCCAGGGGTTCGTCTTCGGGTGCGGCGACGACGACTCCGGGCTGTTCGGCAAGGCCGACGGGCTCGTTGGCCTCGGCCGGGCCAAGGTCTCGCTGACCTCGCAGGCGGCGGCAAAGTACGGCGCGGGGTTCTCATACTGCCTGCCCTCGTCGTCGAGCTCCGCGGGGTACCTGtccctcggcggcgccgcgccgtccAACGCGCAGTTCACGGCGATGGTGGCGCGCAGCGACACGCCATCGTTCTACTACCTCGACCTCGTCGCCATCAAGGTGGCCGGCCGGACGGTCAGCATCCCCGCGGCCGTGCTCAAGGCGCCTGGCACGGTGATCGACTCGGGAACCGTGATCACCCGCCTCCCGGACACCGCGTACAGGGCGCTCCGGTCGTCGTTCGCGGGGTTCATGCGCAGGTACAAGCGGGCGCCCGCGCTGTCCCTCCTGGACACGTGCTACGACTTCACCGGGCACAGGACGGTGCAGATCCCATCGGTGGCGCTGGTGTTCTCCGGCGGCGTCACCGTGAGCCTCGACTTCAGCGGGGTGCTGTACGTGTCCAAGGTGTCGCAGGCGTGCCTGGCGTTCGCGTCCAACGGCGACGACACCAGCATCGGCATCCTCGGGAACACGCAGCAGAAGACGTTCGCCGTGGTCTACGACGTGGCCAACCAGAAGATCGGGTTCGGCGCCAAGGGCTGCACCTGA
- the LOC117846136 gene encoding aspartyl protease family protein At5g10770 — MASLVRRCMMPYGCCLAALLALAALASPGRLGAAAAAEGSGGKWHVVSVSSLLPSAACTATAAAPNSSVLRVVHRHGPCSPLRSRGGPPSHAEIMGRDQERLHAMHRWVSKGANVTLQARWGKPLGTSNYYISVGLGTPARDLSVEFDTGSSQSWVQCKPCADCYEQHDPLFDPSKSATYSTVSCAAKECREFGSQNCSSGNNCRYEVSYADKSRTTGTLARDTLRLTPATTVRGFMFGCGHNDAGVFGEVDGLFGLGRGKASLSSQAAVVYGDAGFSYCLPSSSSTVGYLTFGGAAAAPANAQFTAMVSGQDDESWYYLNLTGIKVGGKAIKAPSAAFATASGTIIDSGTAFSRLPPRAYAALRSAFRRAMAKHGYRRAPASPPFDTCYDLSGHEVVRVPSVVLVFADRTAVALDPSGVLYAWDEASQAACLAFAPNTDETYLGVLGNVQQRTLAVVYDVGNRRVGFGAKGCA; from the exons ATGGCTTCTCTGGTGCGGCGGTGCATGATGCCTTACGGCTGCTGCCTCGCGGCTCTTCTCGCGCTGGCAGCTCTCGCCTCTCCTGGCCGTctcggtgcggcggcggcggccgagggcaGTGGAGGGAAGTGGCACGTCGTCAGCGTCAGCTCTCTGCTGCCGAGCGCGGCCTGCACGGCCACGGCAG CGGCACCCAACTCGTCGGTGCTCCGCGTCGTGCACCGGCACGGCCCGTGCTCGCCGCTGCGGTCACGCGGCGGCCCACCGTCTCATGCGGAGATCATGGGCCGGGACCAGGAGAGGCTCCACGCCATGCACCGCTGGGTCTCCAAGGGCGCGAACGTGACCCTGCAGGCGCGCTGGGGCAAACCCCTGGGCACCAGCAACTACTACATCTCGGTCGGCCTCGGCACGCCGGCGAGGGACCTGTCGGTGGAGTTCGACACCGGCAGCTCCCAGTCGTGGGTGCAGTGCAAGCCGTGCGCGGACTGCTACGAGCAGCACGACCCGCTCTTCGACCCCAGCAAGTCGGCGACGTACTCCACCGTATCCTGCGCTGCGAAGGAGTGCCGCGAGTTCGGCTCGCAGAACTGCTCATCGGGCAACAACTGCCGGTACGAGGTTTCGTATGCAGACAAGTCGCGGACCACGGGCACCCTCGCGCGGGACACGCTGAGACTGACGCCCGCCACGACCGTCCGGGGCTTCATGTTCGGGTGCGGGCACAACGACGCCGGGGTGTTCGGCGAGGTCGACGGGCTCTTCGGCCTCGGCCGCGGGAAGGCGTCCTTGTCCTCACAGGCCGCGGTCGTGTACGGCGACGCGGGGTTCTCCTACTGCCTCCCCTCCTCGTCGAGCACCGTGGGGTACCTGACCTTCGGTGGAGCCGCAGCCGCCCCCGCGAACGCGCAGTTCACGGCGATGGTGAGCGGCCAAGACGACGAGTCGTGGTACTACCTCAACCTCACCGGCATAAAGGTCGGCGGGAAGGCGATCAAGGCGCCCTCGGCCGCGTTCGCGACGGCGTCCGGGACGATCATTGACTCGGGCACGGCGTtcagccgcctgccgccgcgcgcctACGCCGCGCTCCGGTCGGCGTTCCGGCGCGCCATGGCCAAGCACGGGTACAGGAGGGCGCCCGCCTCCCCGCCCTTCGACACGTGCTACGACCTCTCCGGGCACGAGGTCGTGCGGGTGCCGTCGGTGGTGCTGGTGTTCGCCGACCGCACCGCCGTGGCCCTCGACCCCAGCGGTGTGCTGTACGCGTGGGACGAAGCGTCCCAGGCGGCGTGCCTGGCGTTCGCGCCCAACACCGACGAGACGTACCTGGGCGTGCTCGGGAACGTGCAGCAGAGGACGCTCGCCGTCGTCTACGACGTGGGCAACCGGAGGGTCGGGTTCGGCGCCAAGGGTTGCGCCTGA
- the LOC117842517 gene encoding aspartyl protease family protein At5g10770 isoform X1: MASVARRAALLRGSCLAVVLALAALASAGESSGAPDWHVVSVGSLLPSSICAAATAASNSSALSVVHRHGPCSPLLARVGGAPSHAEILDRDQDRVDSIHHRHRGSGAAPGINPARASKGVSLPAHRGLSLGTGNYIVSVGLGTPRKDFSVVFDTGSDLSWVQCKPCKDCYEQQDPLFDPAQSSTYAAVPCGDPHCRGLDSSTCASGNRCRYQVVYGDQSQTDGNLVRDTLVLGPSDALQGFVFGCGDDDSGLFGKADGLVGLGRAKVSLTSQAAAKYGAGFSYCLPSSSSSAGYLSLGGAAPSNAQFTAMVARSDTPSFYYLDLVAIKVAGRTVSIPAAVLKAPGTVIDSGTVITRLPDTAYRALRSSFAGFMRRYKRAPALSLLDTCYDFTGHRTVQIPSVALVFSGGVTVSLDFSGVLYVSKVSQACLAFASNGDDTSIGILGNTQQKTFAVVYDVANQKIGFGAKGCT; this comes from the exons ATGGCATCCGTGGCGCGGCGCGCTGCTCTGCTCCGTGGCAGCTGCCTCGCGGTCGTGCTCGCGCTGGCGGCTCTCGCGTCGGCGGGTGAGAGCAGCGGCGCCCCCGACTGGCACGTCGTGAGCGTCGGCTCGCTGCTGCCGAGCTCAATCTGCGCCGCGGCAACAG CAGCGTCCAACTCGTCGGCTCTCAGCGTCGTGCACCGGCACGGGCCGTGCTCGCCGCTGCTGGCTCGGGTGGGCGGCGCGCCGTCCCACGCGGAGATCCTGGACCGGGACCAGGACAGGGTCGACTCCATACACCACAGGCACAGGggctccggcgccgcgccggggaTCAACCCGGCCCGCGCCTCCAAGGGCGTGTCGCTGCCGGCGCACAGGGGCCTGTCCCTCGGCACGGGCAACTACATCGTCTCCGTCGGCCTCGGGACGCCGAGGAAGGACTTCTCGGTGGTGTtcgacaccggcagcgacctGTCGTGGGTGCAGTGCAAGCCCTGCAAGGACTGCTACGAGCAGCAGGACCCGCTCTTCGACCCGGCGCAGTCGTCCACGTACGCCGCCGTGCCCTGCGGCGACCCGCACTGCCGCGGGCTCGACTCGTCGACCTGCGCGTCGGGCAACAGGTGCCGGTACCAGGTCGTCTACGGCGACCAGTCACAGACCGACGGCAATCTCGTGCGCGACACGCTGGTGCTGGGGCCCTCCGACGCGCTCCAGGGGTTCGTCTTCGGGTGCGGCGACGACGACTCCGGGCTGTTCGGCAAGGCCGACGGGCTCGTTGGCCTCGGCCGGGCCAAGGTCTCGCTGACCTCGCAGGCGGCGGCAAAGTACGGCGCGGGGTTCTCATACTGCCTGCCCTCGTCGTCGAGCTCCGCGGGGTACCTGtccctcggcggcgccgcgccgtccAACGCGCAGTTCACGGCGATGGTGGCGCGCAGCGACACGCCATCGTTCTACTACCTCGACCTCGTCGCCATCAAGGTGGCCGGCCGGACGGTCAGCATCCCCGCGGCCGTGCTCAAGGCGCCTGGCACGGTGATCGACTCGGGAACCGTGATCACCCGCCTCCCGGACACCGCGTACAGGGCGCTCCGGTCGTCGTTCGCGGGGTTCATGCGCAGGTACAAGCGGGCGCCCGCGCTGTCCCTCCTGGACACGTGCTACGACTTCACCGGGCACAGGACGGTGCAGATCCCATCGGTGGCGCTGGTGTTCTCCGGCGGCGTCACCGTGAGCCTCGACTTCAGCGGGGTGCTGTACGTGTCCAAGGTGTCGCAGGCGTGCCTGGCGTTCGCGTCCAACGGCGACGACACCAGCATCGGCATCCTCGGGAACACGCAGCAGAAGACGTTCGCCGTGGTCTACGACGTGGCCAACCAGAAGATCGGGTTCGGCGCCAAGGGCTGCACCTGA